The proteins below come from a single uncultured Carboxylicivirga sp. genomic window:
- a CDS encoding ABC transporter permease, producing MKFQALAYKSSRYYTRYYKLVAIAIIIAIMVITGSMLTGNSVRTTLVNRVSERLGNTETIIFPGQGFMAEQFAEISDFGSSARGILFSKGFISVYGRLIPVSVWGVNDMDIPEGGAKINPSLQNEIGVNITDGLALRLPANGLIPQGSLFVTESYSTGIRLSFEGIVSKEDGGNISLKNEQIIPYNIFVNRSELADLMDVKGKINLILSDKIVTNDDLNQNWNYSTSGLHINHNKEFTEITSDQIFIPKDVVENICQNNSSANRMFSYLGNAIRTEKEAIPYSFVTAADKYENQLLKKDEVILSDYSAKRLQVKTGDSIWISFFTSSEIKNLQEDSLRLTVSKIVPISQLQADTSLSANFPGLSNVDRCTDWDSDLPIDMDLITKEDEDYWDEYKSTPKAIISYEAIADKWSNAYGDATAIRVNDVNPDLSELTASQFGIQLIHPKEAGLNAAKNGVDFSGLFLSLGFFIIISALLLLVIPFSEMIYQRTKEMELLKSIGYSRKRIIRMMWRESAPVIIIASLAGVVAGFLYTAIVMWLLGSVWKGATHTEGFAVHINLPTILTGLISGLILSFGLIHWIIVRSLKVKKQKKANSSSSKLKIAAIASTIVSVGLIAVNILFIQSVPVFMITGIVFIATFSLWGLFLITSKGKADQNGIRQQNLKWKNIRANKKQSILAFFSLSIGVYIVFSVGLNRQDFSDHSKLVNGTGGYTLWAESTVPVYYDMNSQQGRSKLNLKDLPANTSILQCLRYEADEASCLNLNKVSTPTVLGLDINQLNDSEFKIQNSLNDWNRRQVMAQMPSKQNEAYPALVDATVLQWSLVKSIGDTLRYHGVDGKEILIQIIGTLSNSVFQGNILMDKNLFTEIWPEKKDIEIFLVQTDEKDIQPTKQLLQQALNNYGVLVTTTNDRLRQFNTVTDTYLSIFLTLGGLGLLLGIFAFIIVIRKNLATREAEIKMYFMLGFPSNRIRSLLYNENLLAPIYALLSGIIASLIGVSPNLMNIGISVWSTALILTLFFIFCVVFYVKKVVFKEVDTVEKQHYQFDDYN from the coding sequence GTGAAATTTCAAGCATTAGCATATAAAAGCAGCCGATATTACACTCGCTATTACAAGCTGGTAGCCATTGCCATCATCATTGCAATTATGGTGATTACCGGAAGTATGTTAACCGGAAATTCGGTTCGCACCACACTGGTTAATCGAGTGAGTGAAAGATTGGGCAACACGGAAACGATTATTTTTCCGGGTCAGGGTTTTATGGCAGAACAATTTGCCGAAATCTCAGATTTTGGATCGTCAGCCAGAGGTATTTTGTTCTCCAAGGGTTTTATTTCGGTTTATGGCCGATTAATTCCTGTTTCTGTTTGGGGAGTTAACGATATGGATATTCCTGAAGGCGGAGCTAAGATCAATCCTTCTTTACAAAACGAAATCGGAGTCAATATTACGGATGGTTTGGCACTTCGTCTGCCTGCGAACGGATTAATTCCCCAAGGATCTTTGTTTGTCACCGAAAGCTATTCAACAGGTATCAGACTTTCTTTCGAAGGAATTGTATCTAAAGAAGATGGCGGGAATATCAGTCTTAAAAACGAACAAATCATACCCTATAATATTTTTGTCAATCGTTCTGAGTTGGCCGATTTGATGGATGTAAAAGGGAAAATCAACCTTATTTTATCTGATAAAATTGTTACGAATGATGATCTGAATCAAAACTGGAATTATTCTACTTCGGGATTGCATATCAATCATAACAAAGAATTTACAGAAATAACATCTGATCAGATATTTATTCCGAAAGATGTAGTCGAAAATATTTGTCAAAACAATTCATCAGCCAACAGGATGTTTTCCTATCTGGGTAATGCCATTCGTACCGAAAAAGAAGCCATCCCCTACTCTTTTGTAACAGCAGCTGATAAATATGAAAATCAGTTGTTAAAAAAAGATGAAGTCATCCTTTCTGATTATTCTGCAAAACGATTGCAAGTCAAAACAGGAGATTCTATTTGGATCAGTTTTTTTACATCATCAGAAATTAAAAACCTTCAGGAAGATTCATTGCGATTGACGGTCAGTAAAATAGTTCCTATTTCTCAATTGCAGGCTGACACTTCGCTTAGTGCCAATTTTCCGGGCTTATCCAATGTTGATAGATGTACTGATTGGGACAGTGATTTGCCCATTGACATGGATTTGATCACCAAGGAAGATGAAGATTACTGGGACGAATATAAGAGCACGCCCAAAGCCATTATTTCGTATGAAGCCATTGCCGATAAATGGAGTAATGCCTATGGTGATGCTACTGCCATCAGAGTAAATGATGTCAATCCTGATTTATCTGAATTAACCGCCAGTCAATTTGGAATCCAATTGATTCATCCAAAAGAAGCCGGCTTGAATGCCGCTAAAAATGGAGTTGATTTTTCCGGTTTATTTCTATCTCTGGGATTCTTCATCATCATATCAGCCCTATTATTGTTGGTAATCCCTTTCTCTGAAATGATCTATCAGCGAACCAAGGAAATGGAATTATTAAAATCCATCGGCTATTCTCGTAAAAGAATTATCAGAATGATGTGGCGCGAATCGGCCCCTGTGATTATCATTGCTTCTTTAGCAGGTGTTGTTGCAGGCTTTTTATACACCGCCATCGTTATGTGGCTGCTTGGATCTGTTTGGAAAGGTGCCACACATACCGAAGGTTTTGCCGTTCATATTAATTTACCAACCATTTTAACAGGATTGATCAGTGGTTTGATTCTTTCCTTTGGCCTTATCCATTGGATAATTGTACGAAGCCTGAAAGTGAAAAAACAGAAAAAAGCTAACTCATCTTCCAGTAAGCTAAAGATTGCAGCCATAGCCTCCACCATTGTTTCCGTTGGTTTAATTGCTGTCAATATTCTTTTTATTCAATCGGTACCTGTATTTATGATCACAGGCATCGTATTTATTGCTACGTTTTCGTTGTGGGGACTGTTTTTGATTACATCGAAAGGCAAAGCTGATCAAAATGGAATCAGACAACAAAACCTGAAATGGAAAAACATCAGAGCCAATAAAAAACAATCTATTCTGGCATTCTTTTCATTATCCATTGGTGTTTATATTGTTTTCTCAGTTGGCTTGAACCGTCAGGATTTCTCAGATCATTCGAAGTTGGTTAACGGAACGGGCGGATATACCCTTTGGGCTGAGAGTACTGTACCTGTTTATTACGATATGAACTCTCAACAGGGACGAAGCAAACTGAATCTGAAGGATCTTCCTGCCAACACTAGCATTCTGCAATGCCTACGTTATGAGGCTGACGAAGCCAGTTGTTTAAATTTGAATAAAGTAAGTACCCCAACGGTTTTAGGTTTAGATATCAATCAGTTGAATGACAGTGAATTTAAGATCCAAAACAGTCTGAACGATTGGAACAGACGGCAGGTAATGGCTCAAATGCCGTCGAAGCAAAATGAGGCATATCCGGCTTTGGTAGATGCTACGGTGCTTCAATGGAGTCTGGTAAAAAGCATTGGTGATACCCTTCGTTATCATGGCGTAGACGGCAAAGAAATATTAATCCAGATTATCGGCACCCTTTCCAATTCAGTATTTCAGGGAAATATTTTGATGGATAAAAACCTTTTTACTGAGATTTGGCCAGAAAAGAAAGATATTGAAATATTCTTGGTTCAGACCGATGAAAAAGACATTCAACCAACCAAGCAATTGTTGCAACAGGCCCTGAATAATTACGGCGTTTTGGTGACAACTACCAACGATCGCTTACGCCAGTTTAATACAGTCACAGATACCTACTTGAGCATTTTCTTAACCTTGGGAGGTCTGGGGCTTCTGCTTGGAATTTTTGCCTTTATCATCGTTATCAGAAAGAATCTGGCAACTCGCGAAGCCGAAATAAAAATGTATTTCATGTTAGGTTTTCCTTCTA